The Citrus sinensis cultivar Valencia sweet orange chromosome 4, DVS_A1.0, whole genome shotgun sequence DNA segment CCGTGCTTTACTTGACTTCAATCTTCTCCTCAGATTCTATGAATGGAAAAAGGATGGGTCAAAGAAGCAGCCTTACTATGTTCATTTTAAGGATGGTAGGCCTCTAGTGTTTGCTGCGCTTTATGATACCTGGCAAAGCTCTGAAGGTGAACACTCTTCTAATATTCACTTTTTTGAAATGACATGAATTGCCAGACTATTTTGCTCCAGGATCCACTCTTTTTTAACCCATAATTCTTTACTACTATTAGTTTTCAGTTTTGAAAGCTGTTCTGCTTATATTCTGCTTCTATTCAGTCATGGCTAGTGCTTAACAGCTGATACATTTTTATCTgaggaaaattattttgatataagattattagtaaaaatatgGTTTTATACCATTAATCTCCAGTTTTGTAGTTAATCTTCTCATTAGTATTTCTCGTTAATCTCCATTTTTGTAGTTAATCTTCTCATTAGTATTTCTCGTTAGTCTCCATTTTTGTAGTTAATCTTCTCATTAGTATTTCTCGTTAGTCTCCATTTTTGTAGTTAATCTTCTTATTAGTATTTCTGTTACCCTTTATGATGAGATGTTGGCACATCTGTCATAACTTACAGACATTGATATTTGACAGTTACTTATCAGAAatccttattttcctttgtTGAAAGGCTTATGCTTTCTTCCATTATCTTTAGACAATCACAATAGTATATGCTTTCTTGCAGGCGAGATACTTTACACTTTCACCATACTGACAACTTCTTCATCAGCTGCCTTACAGTGGCTGCATGGTGAGTTGTGCTTGCTTTCATTATTCGGATTGCCTGTTTTAGATCATGAAATATCTGTACACTTTCATACTCatacatttttcaaaaaatgacaGTTTAAGTGTTTTTGCATGTGTCAGGATTCACTTGAATGAAGCCACATTTCCTTGTCacatattgattttgtttgagCATCTTGAAAGTATACCCAACATGCATTAATAGCTTATATTTATTGCAAAGGTAGAAAATCAGGCTACAGATTGTTATTAAAAACGAATGAGAATGTTCATGAGCATGATATTTATTCTACATTTtgattattcttttgaaatatgatatttgttttgcattttgattattcttttgaaaaataatagtaacacTAATTAGGACTCTAACTGGCAAATACTTTGTCGGAGGACTCTGATGGTCTCTGACCTTGATAAAATTATGGTAATCTGGCTAATTCTAAGAAATAGAATATTGTTAAAGGTGTTTGGCTAGGTTATACATTTGCTTTCAGTTTGATCTTGAGCGaggaaattgagaaatttataTGCTATTGTAATTGATTGATCATGACTTCCATGCATTCTTGATTCTTGCCAAATGGAGCAGCCATGCcctaattcattggttgataATTATAGACAGGATGCCTGTAATTTTGGGTGACAAGGAATCATCAGATGCATGGCTAAATGGTTCTTCATCTTCCAAATATGATACAATTCTTAAACCGTATGAAGAGTCTGATTTGGTATGCCTTCTGGATATACTATCAGCATGACATCTCCTTTTTAAATTGGGAAATTGGGGAAGGGGGATGGGGTTCCAGGTTACTTATCATTCTTGTCTCGTGGAATAATAACTGTTATTTCCAGGTGTGGTATCCTGTGACACCTGTAATGGGCAAGCTATCTTTCAATGGGCCAGAGTGCATTAAGGAGGTGCGTCATGTTAGCATTTGCTATTAAATCTAGCAATTTATGGCTGCTGTTATTTAACCGTTATGAACTACCAGAGGTCATTAGCAACCGTGCTTAATGTTCTATAGCTCCTTACATCGTTTATTGCTCCATAACGTGGTCTTATCAAAAGATATCTGACAGCTTTTCTcatagaaaattttctttagatAGTTATAGTTCCTGGTTTTGTTGAtgaaaaaatcattaacttaTATTCTTCAGATTCCGTTGAAGACTGAGGGGAAGAATCCAATCTCAAACTTCTTTTTGAAGAAGGAAATcaagaaagaacaagaatCAAAAATGGATGAGAAAAGTTCTTTTGACGAGTCTGTGAAGACAAATCTGCCCAAACGTATGAAAGGAGAGCCcatcaaagaaataaaagaagaacCAGTATCAGGCCTGGAAGAGAAATATTCATTTGATACTACTGCTCAGACTAATCTGCCGAAAAGCGTGAAAGACGAAGCTGTGACTGCAGATGACATAAGAACTCAATCCTCAGTTGAAAAAGGAGACCCTGATACCAAATCCGTTGCTTCTGTACTTTCTGATGAAGATACTAAAAAGGAACTACAGAAACGGGACTACAAGGAGTTTCTAGCTGATTCAAAGCCAGTTATTGATGGAAACAATAAGCTGGAAACGAGTCCCCTGAAGAGGAAGGGAAATGTTAAGGATGCTGGTGAGAAACAGCCAACGCTATTTTCATATTACAGcaaaaaatgaagtttgacTACTCTTGTATCAGACAAGGCTTTTTGGGGACCAAAGCAACATATTTTGTGGGAAATGCAATTTTGTGAGCAGAATCATTTTCAGGTATGGGTATGAGAGCTTTCTAGGAAACACTTGATGGTATCTCAAATCTGTATTATGTGAGTGCATTCCAGCAATGCTTCTCTTTGATACCCATTGCTTGCCAATGTAGCAGTGTATATTTTCTTGCGGCAGAACGGGATGGCTATTTGCGTGCATCTCAACTTGTACATACAACTTACAACTGAACTGGCTTCCTTTTGCAGCGCTTACAAGTATCTAAAATTCCAATGTTGTAGCATAACACGTTTCTGGAAAATGGTTATTCCACCAAAATAGGACTGTAATTGCATTGTCTGTGTACTCCTTGTCAATTTTTCTGCATCTACATTAGAATCTGCACATGACATCTGATTTCCTTAAAtgcaattcaattatgttcaaatttataaaagctAATTTATTCTACTTTTGCTGAACTCGAGGCTCTATGCACCTAATACCACGCTGTTATTGCGTACCTTCAGGGAGGAGTGGGATTGCCCCTGACAATAATTTATGCCTTAAGCTGAATTTGAGCAAAGATCAAAACTATACaaaaaacttgattttttatgataacaACCTTGCTGGCTCTGACTAGGTTTGAGTTCAAgtctaatttaatattaagaaattatagtttttaattcaCAGTTgtagaaaaagataaaagttgAGAGCAtacaatattgaatttttaaataataatttttatgaaaataataaaatattgtaatttttttcattatacaaatatataagAGCTCacaatattgaattttaaattatataatacttttaagtataatttattatcaatataGTTTGTCGCCAACCTAATGGTAGGTTGGTCACTTCCATAAATATGAGTAGAGTAGATATATCTCACTAATATTATTGGGAATagaataattttctaaatatggAGATAGAAGTCTCGCTTCTAATTAGTGTAAGTTTTGAAACTattctcaatttatttttaaactttgtGGTGTAAATATACAAATTGAGAATAATCTCagtaaaattcatattatactGCACCTATagattgtaaaaaaaaagaaaaaaagaaatcacaatCACTTATTTGCACATTCGAAGTTCATAATATGACCTGTTTTCAAgctttttaaagtttaagCATAGGGAtctaattacaaatatttcaaagttGATTGGGACCTACTTGAAAACTTTTCAAAGTTGTTAACTTTGACCTACTTGTAAACTTTTCAAAGTTCGAGctaaaagtgaaaataatgatttaggGAAAACGGTTACCGACGAAATTGCCGGAATTTTGCCCGAGCAAGATGCAAGAGTAAACTCGTACTTTtggcaaaaatattatacCATTTGACAAATATCTCTGAGTCCTCTATCTGAGACACACCCAATAATCCAAGACATGCCCAGGAAAGAACCATGACATTGAAATGCATGCATGAATGCAAAACTAGCAAACCAATAAttgacaatttgaaaaaaaaaatgtgaatatTATTTCGTTGATCCTTACATACCCCTACTGTTATTCAGAATGGAGCCGAGGGTGCCCAACACGGCGAAAGCCAACAAGGGGCTGACATCAAGCGTATCGAAAACCGGAGGGATTATATTCCGAAAAAGATTCAAGTAGGGATCGCACAGGTCCCTTATGGCCGACAGCGGCTGCCGGTCCCACGGAATGTTCGGGAACCAGCTCAACAAAACCCTAACCAACAAAACCCCGCTGTATATGTCCAGCCACTTCGCCAGTCCCGCCGCCACAACCGTCAGAGGCGTGTTCAGGTACCCGCTGGGCCGCTCACGCATCCTAGCGAAGAACGCGGGGCCCACCGTGCGGACGATATTGCAATGCAGAGAAGATTTGTTTAGGGTTGGAGC contains these protein-coding regions:
- the LOC107177765 gene encoding ylmG homolog protein 1-2, chloroplastic; protein product: MATASLLLRSPVVFPNPKTPHHLLHHNHCHLRPQPIKASSSSSSSSSFSSSSSSFTFPTLPFKPSKMVTPTPLLADSTRTVSTIFSLSGLFIKSLIQNLAPTLNKSSLHCNIVRTVGPAFFARMRERPSGYLNTPLTVVAAGLAKWLDIYSGVLLVRVLLSWFPNIPWDRQPLSAIRDLCDPYLNLFRNIIPPVFDTLDVSPLLAFAVLGTLGSILNNSRGM
- the LOC102620840 gene encoding uncharacterized protein LOC102620840 gives rise to the protein MCGRARCTLRADDLPRACHRTGSPARTLNMDRYRPSYNVAPGWNLPVVRRDDDGEGFVLHCMKWGLIPSFTKKNEKPDFYKMFNARSESVTEKASFRRLLPKSRCLAAVEGFYEWKKDGSKKQPYYVHFKDGRPLVFAALYDTWQSSEGEILYTFTILTTSSSAALQWLHDRMPVILGDKESSDAWLNGSSSSKYDTILKPYEESDLVWYPVTPVMGKLSFNGPECIKEIPLKTEGKNPISNFFLKKEIKKEQESKMDEKSSFDESVKTNLPKRMKGEPIKEIKEEPVSGLEEKYSFDTTAQTNLPKSVKDEAVTADDIRTQSSVEKGDPDTKSVASVLSDEDTKKELQKRDYKEFLADSKPVIDGNNKLETSPLKRKGNVKDAGEKQPTLFSYYSKK